Within Apteryx mantelli isolate bAptMan1 chromosome 10, bAptMan1.hap1, whole genome shotgun sequence, the genomic segment GGGGATGGGGTCAGGCTGGGTCAGTCTCGGCCCCGTAGCGGTTCAGGCACATTCCGCGTCCCCAGCCGGGCTCACCCGTGCCGGAGGGGACCTGGCAGCACCGTCACCCCGTCCGCCccaccgccccggggccgcgcgccgAGGGGCCCGCGCTCACCCGGAtctccaccagctcctccacgTAGTTGAAGAGCAGGGGGTTGATCTCCCGCAGCTTCAGCACCGGCCGCGACACCATCAGCGCCAGGTACCGCATGCTGCAGCGGGACACCTGCGCGCCCGCGGCCGTCACCCCGCGCCGAGGGCCCCCGCGGGCTCAGCCTGAgccgcccggccccacggcgccctGGGGcgagccccactgccccagcggCCAGGACCACGGCCCCAGGGACCCTCGGGACCCCTTCCAAGGACCTGGCCCCCAGGGACCCTCCTGGGACCCCTGCCAAGGACCcggcccccagggacccccagcccaTGGACCTGGCCCCCGGGGAACCCCAGGACCCCCAGCCCGGGGACCcagccccccagggacccccagcccagcccagtcctAGGACCCCATGGATACCCCCTCGGATCCCTCCCAAGCACCCCGAGCCCCCAGGGACACCCATGCCAGGAACCCAGCCCCCAAGCAACCCCCAGCCCAGGGACAgggaccccccgggacccccgcgcccagggacgcagccccccccccccaagcgatccctgccccagggcccctcggcaccccccggccccccagccccaggccagCGGGCGGGCACCTTGCGGGGCTCGAAGTCCCAGTTGTGGATGGCGCGGGCCGGGATGACGGCCAGGTCGTTCCAGTGGCAGCTGCTGCAGTAGTAGAGGCCGGTGTAGTCGCACTGCCGCGCCTCGCTGGGCACCCCTCCTGCGGCGGCACGCACGTgggtcccggcccccccgccccacggcgccgcgAGCGCCCGGGGCCAGCACGGGGCCCCCGCGTCGCCTTCCCCCGCTCGGTGGCCCCGTGCATCCCCTGtcccagcccagcgcagcccgcACCCCCAAATATCCCTGGTCCCCAGCCCCATGCAGCCCCAGGCCCTGGTCCCCAGCCCCACATATCCCTGGTGGCCCTCAGCCCCACATATCCCCTACACCAGCCTGACACAGCCCCAGgccctggcccccagccccatgcagccccggcccccagccccagATATCTCTGGCCCCCAGCCCTATgcagccccggcccccagccccagATATCTCTGGCCCCCAGCCCCATgcagccccggcccccagccccatgcagccccaacccctggctcccagccccacacagccctGGCCTCTGGCCCTTAGCCCCACATAtccctggcccccagccccttgcagccccagccccaggcccgGATATCCCtggtccccagccccacacagtcCCTATACCAGCCTGACACAGCCCCAGgccctggcccccagccccacatatCCCTGGGCCCATGCCTCAGActccctggcccccagccccacgcagcctgagcccccagccccacacatccTCTACCCCAGCCCTAGGCAGTGCCGGTCCCCAGCCTTCAGCCCCACATACccctgtcccccagccccatgcaGTCCCGACCCTGGCCCTCAGCCCTGTGCTGCCCACCCCCGGTCCCCAGCCCCACGCCAGCCcggtccccagccccacaccatGCCAGCGCGGCACGGCGGTGCCTTACGGAGGGAGACGGGGGCCCGGCACTCGGCGCAGCGGTAGTCCTGGCTGTCGAGCCCGCTCTCGGGGCAGATGTTGAGCTCGTACTCGGCCTGGTGGCTCACCTTGGACCTCACGCACGGCTTGGTGACCAGGGGCAGGCACTTGCTGTGGCAGCGGTAGTAGCACCCTGGGGGCGGGCGGCCGTGaggatggggccgggggggccgcatGTGGCCCCGCGGGGTAACcagctgcccagccccagcccacctGTGCAGGTGTACCAGGTCTGGATGAGGCCCCAGATGATGGTGCTGCACTTGTCGCACGTCTGCTTCAcgctcttgctcttctccttgtaGAAGCGGTGCTCCAGGATGACGCGGATGTTGGGCTCGTCCTCGGAGGGGTcctgcggcacggcacggcacggcacggcacggccggtTGGAGGGCACCCCACACCCTaccggcccccccccgcgcccatCCCGGCCCCACCTGGAGCTCCTGCAGCTTGAGGCGCAGGTGGATGAGCCGCACGACGGCGTCCTTCTGCCGCTCCGAGTGCTCGGGCAGCTCCAGGATCACCCGCTTGCACTCCTCGATGGCCTGCCGCAGCTGCCGCACGTCGGAGGCCAGGAAGAGCCCCtgcgggaggaagaggaggaggaggaggaggaggaggaggagggtgggccggcagccccgcgccccccggccccaccgCCCCCCGGCCCCACTCACCACCGGCCGGGAGAAGTGGTCCTCGGCCAGGCCCAGGTCCATGGGGCGCTCCGAGCCCTCGGGGTCGCCCGGGGACGGATCCGGCCGCCGCTCTGCAAGGGGGAGGGATGGGTTCAGGGGGGCCGGGATGGATGGGGACGCGtgtccatccctgtcccccccggccccggcacccacCTGGGGCCGGCGGCACCTCGGGGCGCTCGTGCTGCTCCGGCGCCTTGTCGAAGGGGTTGAGATGGGCCTGGCGAAACCGCGCCAGCCTCTCGCCGTACTCCATGGCTGCGGGCCCTGCGGGGACGCGGACGtcaggggcggccgccgcgctccccggcacgccgccgccgccgccaccaccgtgGTCCCCGACACGTCaccgctgctgccaccgccgtGGTCCCCGGCACGTCaccgctgccaccaccaccagggCAGGCGGATGAACCGGTCCCACCGCCTCCCACGCCGTGCCGGCGGGGCCGGGACACCCTGCTCGCTTCCCTGAACggtgcccccgcagccccccccccccttacagtGCAAGGTCCCCACAACCCTCCTTAGACTGCATGCCCCCCCCTTGCAGTGCAcagcccccacagcccccccttgCAGTGCATGGCCCCCCCTTGCAGTGCATGGCCCCCACAGCCTTCCTTACACTGCACGCCCCCCCCTTGCAGTGCACGGCCCCCACAACCCCCCTTACACTGCACGCCCCCCCCTTGCAGTGCgtggcccccacagccccacgGTGCAGCCTCCACCATTGTGCTGCCCCCCCCCATTGCAGGGCCCCCCATTCCCCTCATCATaccgcccccccgccccgaggcacAGCCCCCATTGTATGGCCCTAacaccagccccccccccggcacccctcTATCGCACAGCatgggccccccagccccacggcacagccccccccctccccattgcaggcccccccccagcccctatgGCCCGgcccccactgcagccccctgCACTACTCGGCCCCATTGCAGGGGCCCCCATTCCCTCCCCCCGCAGCCTTCTGCGTTGCACGGCCCCACTGCACGGGCCCGGTGCCCCCCGCTGCAGAgccccggttccccccccccattgcaGAGCCCCGGCACGGCCGGCCCCGTTGCACGGCCCCGATTCCCCCCCGTTGCAGAGCCCCGGCACTACCGGCGCCGTTGCAGGGCCCCGTTCGTCGTCCCCCCCCATTGCAcagcccccgtcc encodes:
- the DEF8 gene encoding differentially expressed in FDCP 8 homolog yields the protein MEYGERLARFRQAHLNPFDKAPEQHERPEVPPAPERRPDPSPGDPEGSERPMDLGLAEDHFSRPVGLFLASDVRQLRQAIEECKRVILELPEHSERQKDAVVRLIHLRLKLQELQDPSEDEPNIRVILEHRFYKEKSKSVKQTCDKCSTIIWGLIQTWYTCTGCYYRCHSKCLPLVTKPCVRSKVSHQAEYELNICPESGLDSQDYRCAECRAPVSLRGVPSEARQCDYTGLYYCSSCHWNDLAVIPARAIHNWDFEPRKVSRCSMRYLALMVSRPVLKLREINPLLFNYVEELVEIRKLRQDILLMKPYFITCKEAMEARLLLQLQDRQHFVENDEMYSLQDLIDIEAGRLSCSLTEIHTLFAKHIKLDCERCQAKGFVCELCKEGDVLFPFDSHTSVCTDCSAVFHRDCYYDNSTTCPRCARLSLRKQSLFQDTSTEAEP